Proteins encoded within one genomic window of Rhinolophus sinicus isolate RSC01 linkage group LG05, ASM3656204v1, whole genome shotgun sequence:
- the NUS1 gene encoding dehydrodolichyl diphosphate synthase complex subunit NUS1 isoform X2 produces the protein MTGLYELVWRVLHALLCLHRTLTYWLRVRFGTWNWIWRRCCRAASAAVLAPLGFTLRKPRAVGRNRRQHRHPRGGPGAAAAHPRLRWRTDARSLEKLPVHMGLLITEEEQETSYSDIASLVVWCMAVGISYISVYDHQGIFKRNNSRLMDEILKQQQELLGLDCSKYSTEFANSNDKDDQGSNGFPDPDVVLKFGPVESTLGFLPWQLRLTEIISLPSHLNIRYEDFFSALRQYAACEQRLGK, from the exons ATGACGGGGCTGTACGAGCTGGTGTGGCGGGTGCTGCACGCTCTGCTCTGCCTGCACCGCACGCTCACCTACTGGCTCCGTGTTCGGTTTGGCACCTGGAACTGGATCTGGCGGCGCTGCTGCCGCGCCGCCTCCGCCGCGGTCCTAGCGCCGCTCGGCTTCACGCTCCGAAAGCCCCGGGCTGTAGGCAGAAACCGCCGTCAGCACCGTCACCCACGAGGGGGCCCGGGTGCGGCCGCCGCCCACCCCCGGCTGCGCTGGCGCACAGACGCCCGTTCCCTGGAGAAGCTGCCTGTGCACATGGGCCTGCTGATCACCGAGGAGGAGCAGGAGACCAGCTACTCGGACATCGCGAGCCTCGTGGTGTGGTGTATGGCCGTGGGCATCTCCTACATTAGCGTCTACGACCACCAAG gtattttcaaaagaaataattccagattaatggatgaaattttaaaacaacagcagGAACTTCTGGGCTTAGATTGTTCCAAATACTCAACAGAGTTTGCGAATAGTAATGACAAAGACGATCAAG GTTCAAATGGTTTCCCTGATCCTGATGTAGTATTGAAGTTTGGTCCTGTGGAGAGCACATTAGGCTTTCTTCCCTGGCAGCTGAGATTGACTGAGATTAT CTCTTTGCCTTCCCACCTAAACATCAGATATGAGGACTTTTTCTCTGCCCTTCGTCAATATGCAGCCTGTGAACAGCGTCTGGGAAAGTAG
- the NUS1 gene encoding dehydrodolichyl diphosphate synthase complex subunit NUS1 isoform X1, which produces MTGLYELVWRVLHALLCLHRTLTYWLRVRFGTWNWIWRRCCRAASAAVLAPLGFTLRKPRAVGRNRRQHRHPRGGPGAAAAHPRLRWRTDARSLEKLPVHMGLLITEEEQETSYSDIASLVVWCMAVGISYISVYDHQGIFKRNNSRLMDEILKQQQELLGLDCSKYSTEFANSNDKDDQVLNCQSAVKVLSPEDGKADIVRAAQEFCQLVAQQQKKSTDLDVHMLDSLLSSNGFPDPDVVLKFGPVESTLGFLPWQLRLTEIISLPSHLNIRYEDFFSALRQYAACEQRLGK; this is translated from the exons ATGACGGGGCTGTACGAGCTGGTGTGGCGGGTGCTGCACGCTCTGCTCTGCCTGCACCGCACGCTCACCTACTGGCTCCGTGTTCGGTTTGGCACCTGGAACTGGATCTGGCGGCGCTGCTGCCGCGCCGCCTCCGCCGCGGTCCTAGCGCCGCTCGGCTTCACGCTCCGAAAGCCCCGGGCTGTAGGCAGAAACCGCCGTCAGCACCGTCACCCACGAGGGGGCCCGGGTGCGGCCGCCGCCCACCCCCGGCTGCGCTGGCGCACAGACGCCCGTTCCCTGGAGAAGCTGCCTGTGCACATGGGCCTGCTGATCACCGAGGAGGAGCAGGAGACCAGCTACTCGGACATCGCGAGCCTCGTGGTGTGGTGTATGGCCGTGGGCATCTCCTACATTAGCGTCTACGACCACCAAG gtattttcaaaagaaataattccagattaatggatgaaattttaaaacaacagcagGAACTTCTGGGCTTAGATTGTTCCAAATACTCAACAGAGTTTGCGAATAGTAATGACAAAGACGATCAAG TTTTAAATTGCCAATCAGCAGTGAAAGTCCTGTCCCCAGAAGATGGAAAAGCAGATATTGTGAGAGCTGCTCAGGAATTTTGCCAGTTAGTAGCCCAGCAGcaaaagaaatccacagattTGGATGTACATATGTTAGACAGTTTACTTA GTTCAAATGGTTTCCCTGATCCTGATGTAGTATTGAAGTTTGGTCCTGTGGAGAGCACATTAGGCTTTCTTCCCTGGCAGCTGAGATTGACTGAGATTAT CTCTTTGCCTTCCCACCTAAACATCAGATATGAGGACTTTTTCTCTGCCCTTCGTCAATATGCAGCCTGTGAACAGCGTCTGGGAAAGTAG